In a single window of the Syntrophaceae bacterium genome:
- a CDS encoding HAD family hydrolase translates to VLVGSAVMVVLQMLFTYTPVMNRLFQTAPISARDWGMILLISFGIYLAIGLEKKARNAARS, encoded by the coding sequence GGGTCCTGGTCGGATCCGCCGTGATGGTGGTCCTCCAGATGCTGTTTACCTACACACCCGTCATGAACCGGCTCTTCCAGACGGCTCCCATTTCCGCCCGTGACTGGGGGATGATCCTTCTCATCTCCTTCGGGATTTACCTGGCGATCGGCCTCGAAAAGAAGGCAAGAAACGCAGCGCGTTCCTGA